The genomic DNA CACTGGCTACGCGGATGCCCTTTTCTTCCATCACCTGGCGGGTAAACTCCGCGTTCTCACCGCAGTTGGTCGACTGCGCCTCAACCACAATCCGCGATCGCGGGATTTGCCAGAAACGCTGGGCGATTTCCGCCAGCAGCACCGCCTCCGGTTCGCCCTGGGTGGCAATGCTGCAATAGCGCGGATGATGGACGATGGCGTCATAAAGAAACGACGTTGAGTGGCCAATGCCGCCGCTAATCAGCAGCGTTCCGCCATGTTCGCTGACCAGCCGACAGGCGGCGTCAATGGTTGGCATAACCGCGTTACCCGCCAATACGACCAGTTGACTCTCCGCAGCACCGGGGCTTGCGGAGAAATCATCCTGCGCCAGCCATCCGCCGAGAAGGTTGGCATCCTCAACCGAGGTTTCCGATAAATGTAACAGACTCATCGCGCGCACAGCTCCTTTTAATACAGGCTCACAGAGTGCGGAAAAGCGCCTCATCGCAGCCGATTTGTAACAATAATGAAATAACCAGAAACGTCTAAAAACAATGCGGTTGCACCTGAATAATCCGCTATTAAATCAGATTTTTTCAGTATTTAAACCCAACAAATCCGCAAACAACAGTTCCAATTAATGAAAATGACTCTCATTTTTACTCACAAATTTCAATACCGCGCTTGCCAAAAATAACGCACATATCTAATTTGCTTAACAAACACACAACCTTTTTCACAATCCAGGTTGCACCCACAACATCAAAAAGGTGACACCTGATTTTAACCCAATGTGGCGGGAGTTATTCTTCATGACAATACAAGAAAGCAGCACCACAATCCTGAAAAAGAATAAAAGGGTTTTGATTGCTAGCCTGACGGGCAGTTCCATTGAATGGTTTGATTATTTTCTTTACGGCACGGCTGCCGCATTGGTGTTCAACAAGATCTTTTTCCCGATGGTTGACCCGGTCATTGGCCTGATTCTCTCGTATCTCTCTTTCTCCCTGACGTTCTTTATTCGCCCGATCGGCGGCGTGATTTTTGCCCACATTGGCGACCGTATTGGCCGTAAAAAAACGCTGGTGTTAACCCTGTCGCTAATGGGCAGCGCAACCGTGATGATAGGCCTGCTGCCCACCTACGATCAGATTGGTATCTGGGCACCTATTCTGCTGATTCTGATGCGTATCATTCAGGGGATGGGCATTGGCGGCGAATGGGGCGGCGCGCTGCTGCTGGCCTACGAATACGCGCCGGAAAAACGTAAAGGTTTCTTCGGTAGTATTCCGCAGGCGGGCGTCACCATCGGTATGCTGATGGCAACGTTTATCGTCTCGCTAATGACGCTGTTCAGCGAAGAACAGTTCCTCTCCTGGGGATGGCGTATCCCATTCCTGATGAGCGCGGTACTGGTACTGATTGGCCTGTGGATCCGTAAAGATATCGATGAAACGCCGGAGTTCAAAAAAGTGAAAGCCTCCGGTAACGTCGCCAAAGCGCCGCTGCGCGAGACCTTAACTCATCACTGGCGTGAAGTGGTTATTGCCGCCGGGCTCAAGGTGGTAGAGACCGCGCCGTTCTATATTTTCTCAACCTTCGTTGTCAGCTATGCCACCACCACCTTGACCTACCAAAAATCACAGGTGCTGGAAGCGGTGACCCTCGGAGCCCTGGTCTCCACGGTCATGATTCCGCTGATGGGCCTGCTTTCCGATAAAATCGGCCGTCAGCGAATGTATGCTATCAGCGTCGTGCTGCTGGGCCTGTTTATCGTGCCATGGTTTTTGCTGCTCAATACCGGCACCACCTGGGGGATTATCGTGGCAACGGTGATCACCTTTGGGGTGCTGTGGTCGCCGATCACCGCCGTACTGGGTACGCTGTGTTCGGAGATTTTCAGCGCTAACGTCCGCTATACGGGCATTACGCTCGGTTATCAAATTGGCGCTGCGCTGGCCGGCGGTACCGCGCCGTTAATCGCCACCGGTTTGCTGGCGAAATACAACGGCGATTGGGTGCCGGTTGCCTGGTATCTGGGTGCGACCGTGGCTATCTCGCTGACGGCGATTTTCTTCGCCAGCCGTCGTAAACGCCAATCCAAAACGGTTAACGCACAAACCAGTCAAATCTAATGCGGTCCCCGGGCGACGCCATTGCGTTCGCCCGGGCTACCCACAAATAGCAACGTTCTACTAACTTTTATTTTTCACATTCTCTTGAATTATGGGTTCCGGCGAATCTAAAATCATTAGAGCTCTAATGATTTTAACGATGATGCCATGGATAACCGCCAGCTGAATTTCTCCCATCTGCTCTATTTGACCGCTCACCACTGGCGGCTTGCCGTCGACCGTCGGCTGAAAGCGCTCGGCATGAGCCAGGCCAGTTGGGTTGCCGTTGCCAGCATAGCCCGTAATGAACGGCCGCTCTCGCAAACGGAACTAGCGCAAGAGCTCGGCGTGGAAACGGCTACCGTGGTGCCGCTCATTAACCGATTGGTCGCCCAGGGGCTGGTCGAACGCGTCCTCACCGAGCAGGACAAACGCAAACGCCTGCTGATTGCGACCGAGCAAGGGCTCGCGCTGTATCACCAGGTCAAAGCCGTCGCGGATGCGTTACGAGAAGAAATTCTGACCGTTCTCACGCCGCAAGAGCAGGCACAGACGTACGATGTGCTGCTCAAGCTGCTGCGTGAAGTGGAGAAGAAATAATGGCTCCTCCGCGCCGCGATCCCTACGCCCCTCGCGACTGGGCACCGCACGAAAGACCGGCCATTCTCGGTTCCCCCTCAACCCCAATTCACAGCACGCCCAGGCGTATTGCCTACGGCATCGTTGGCCTGCTGGTGTGCCTGACCGGTGCGTTGGGAAATGCGGTCGTCACCGCTAATTTGCAGAATTTACAGGGCTCGTTCTCCGCCTGGTCAAACGAAATCGCCTGGCTACCGGCGGTGTACGTGATGACCAACGTCTCCATTAATCTTCTGCTGGTGAAGTTCCGCCAGCAGTTTGGCCTGCGGGCGTTCACCGAAGGCTTTCTGGTGCTGTATGTACTGGTCACCTTTTTCCATTTATTCGTTAACGATCTCAGCTCCGCGCTGATGGTGCGAGCCGCACACGGCATGGTGGCTGCCGCGCTTAGCTCGTTAGGTATTTACTATCAGGTGCAGGCATGGCCGGCAAAGCATCGCCTGAAGGCGTTGACGATCGGCATTACCGGTTCGTCGCTGGCGATCCCCCTCGCCCGGCTGTTCTCAACCGAACTGCTACAAATTGACGAATGGCGCGGGCTGTATTTCTTTGAACTGGGTCTGGCGCTGGTCTCGCTGGCCTGCGTGATTGCCCTGAAGCTGCCGCCCAGCGATCGTAAAAAGGTCTTTGAGAAAAAAGACTTCATTACCTTTCTGCTGCTGGCCCCCGGAATGGCGCTGGTCTGCGCGGTGCTCTCACTTGGCCGCCTCGACTGGTGGTTTGAAGCGCCGTGGATCGGCTGGTCGCTGGCTGGCGCTATCGTCCTTATCGTCAGCGCCATTGCGTTCGAACACAACCGCAGTAATCCGCTGCTGAATACGCGCTGGCTCTCCAGCGGCAGTATTCTGCGTCTGGGGCTGATTATGGTGCTCATCCGTATTGTGCTGGCAGAGCAAAACACCGGCGTCATCGGCTGGCTCCAGTATGTTGGCTTGCAAAACGAACAGATGACCAAGCTGGCCTGGTCGATTTTCGCCGGTATCGTCTGCGGCATTGTCGCCAGTTGCCTGACGCTCAACCCGCGCCGCCTCTACTGGCCAACCGCCACCGCGCTGGCGCTTATCATGGCGGCTTCGCTGCTCGACAGCCAATCCAACAGCCTGACCCGGCCGGATCAACTGATGCTCAGCCAGTTCCTGCTCGGCTTCGGCAGCGCGTTTTTCCTTGCCCCGGCCATGCTGGCGGGCATCGGCGGCGTGGTGGCTGACCAGCGCAATCTGGTCAGTTTCTCGGTGCTGTTCGGCATGAGTCAAAACGTTGGCGGCCTGCTGGGCTCGGCTATTCTCGGCACATTCCAGACCTGGCGTGAAAAATTTCACTCCAGTCAGCTTGCCGATCAGTTAACCACGCTGAACCCGATTATTAACGAACGTTTGCAGCAGTATGCCCAGCAGTATCAAAGCCAGATAGGCGACAGCGCACTGCTTAACGTACAGGCCAGCTCACTGCTACAAACCGCCTCAACGCTGGAGGCCAATATCCTCGCCTACAATGACACCTATATGCTGACGGCCGCCATTTCCGCCGCCACATTATTGTGGGTGTTCTGGCGTTTGCTAAGACTGAAAATCACTGCCCATATCGCGCTCAAGCGCGCCACGGGCAGCAAGTTACCTTAAGAGAGATCGGAGTCGTCATGAGTCAGCAGGATGCCGCCAGGCAGCAGGCCAACACCCGCAACAACATCCGCGTGGTGTCCATTTTTACCGCTGCGGCCATTGGCCTTGTCGGCGTACTGGTCGTCCTGTACGCCTGGCAACTGCCGCCCTTCACCCGCCACAGCCAGTTTACCGATAACGCCTACGTACGCGGCCTGACGACCTTTATCAGCCCGCAGGTCAGCGGCTACGTGACCCAGGTCAACGTGCAGGATTTTAACCGCGTCAAACGGGGGCAAGTCCTCTTTCAGATTGACGATCGCATCTATAAGCAGCGAGTTCACCAGGCGCAGGCGCAGCTGGCGATGAAAGAGGCCGCGCTGAAAAATAACCTCCAGCAGCGAAAAAGCGCCGAAGCGGTGATTACCCGCAACGACGCGGCGCTGCAAAACGCCCGCGCGCAGAATCTCAAATCACAGGCCGACTTAGCGCGCGTGCAGGAGCTGACCGCCGACGGTTCGCTGTCGGTACGCGAACGTGACGCCGCACGCGCCAGCGCCGCGCAGAGCGCGGCCGATATTGAGCAGGCGAAGGCCACGCTGGAAATGTCGCGCCAGGATTTACAGTCGACCATCGTCAATCGCGCATCGCTTGAGGCCGACGTGGCGAACGCTAAAGCGGCGCTGGAACTGGCGGAGATCGATCTACAGAATACGCGTATCATCGCGCCTACCGACGGTCAGTTAGGACAAGTGGCCGTGCGCCTCGGCGCGTACGTCACGGCAGGTACCCACCTTGCCCCGCTGGTACCACCGCAGCACTGGGTCATCGCCAACCTGAAAGAGACGCAGCTGGCAAGCGTGCGCGTCGGCCAGGCCGTAACCTTTAGCGTCGATGCGCTGAACAGCGAAAAATTCCACGGCACCGTACAAAGTATTTCGCCCGCCACCGGGGTTGAGTTCAGCGCCATCTCGCCGGACAACGCTACCGGTAACTTCGTCAAGATCGCCCAGCGTATTCCCGTGCGTATTGCCGTGAACACGGGGCAGAAAAATCTCGAGCGTCTGCGTCCGGGGATGTCGGTGCAAGTGACGATTGATACGCATGCGGAGGCGGATAAATGATCCGGCCAGCGGTCGTTGCATTAGCGCTCGCCTTAGTGGGCTGCCAGTCGGCAGACGTTCAGCAGGCGCAGCCAACGCTGGCAATCCCTACGGCCTGGCGCGCTGATATCGGCCCCGCCAGCGCCGTCGAAGGTGTCTGGTGGCGTCACTTCCATGACGACGCGCTGAACCAGTACGTTGACCTGGCGTTGCGCCATAACAGCGATGTGCTCATCGCCCGCGAACGAGTCAATGAATATCAGGCCCGCGCCTACGCTGCCGACAGCAGCCTGTTCCCGTCGCTTGATGCCAGCCTGGGCGGTACCCGCGCCCGCGCGCAGTCGGCTGCGACCGGGCTGCCGGTCCACAGCACGGTGTACAAAGGCGGACTGACCGCCAGCTACGACGTCGATTTATGGGGCGTAAACCGTCGCGCCGCCGATGCCGCGCAGGCGAGCCTGGAGGCGCAAAAAGCCGCCGCTGCCGCGGCGGATCTGACAGTGGCCACCGCCGTCGCTTCCGGTTATCTCTCACTACTTTCGCTGGACGAGCAGCTACGGGTCACCGAACAAACGCTGAAATCACGTGAAGACGCCTGGACTCTGGCAAAGCGGCAGTTTGAAACCGGCTATACCTCGCGGCTCGAACTGATGCAGGCCGATTCAGAACTGCGTGCGACGCGCGCTCAGGTGCCAGTGTTACGTCATCAGATTGCTCAGCAGGAGAATGCCCTGAGCGTGCTGCTGGGTAAAAACCCCGGCGACGTTATGCGTCATGAGTTTGCCCAGTTGACGCCGCTGGTGTTACCTTCTCAGCTACCATCATCGCTGCTCAACCGGCGCCCGGATATCGTTCAGGCACAGCGCCAACTGCTGGCCGCCGATGCCACGCTGGCGTCTTCAAAAGCACAGCTGCTGCCGTCCATCAACCTGACCGCTACCGGCAGCTTACAGGACCGCACCCTGCCCGATTTGCTGGATAACCCGCTGCGGCTGTGGAGCCTCGGCGGTAGTATTCTGGCTCCGCTGTTGAATCGGCAGGTGTTAAACGCCCAGGTCGATGTTTCGATGGCCCAGCGCAATCAGGCGCTGTACGGCTATGAGAAAACCGTGCGCAACGCCTTTAAAGAGGTGAATGATAGTCTTGATGCTATCGCCCGCTACGGCGAACAGCTCAGCGAACTCCAGGGGCAAGAGACGGTGGCACAGGAAACGCTGCGCATTGCGCAAAACCGCTATCGGAACGGCTACTCCTCCTACCTTGACGTACTGGACGCGCAGCGCACCCTGTTCTCGACGCAGCTTAGCGAAGTACAGGTGAAAAATAATCTGCTGCTGGCGCAGATCGATCTTTACCGGTCGCTGGGAGGCGGCTGGTCTTCATCGTCAGGCTGACAAAACCATGAGAGCATCGCAATGCAAAAACGGTGGACCGATGTTGATAACTATCTGATTGAAAAACTGATTGGCGAAGATGCCATCCTGTCTCAGGTGCTGGAAAATAACCTCCGCGCGGGGCTGCCCGCCCACGACGTCGCCGCCAATCAGGGGCAGCTGCTAGCGCTGTTTGTACGGATGTCAGGCGCGAAAAAAATACTGGAAATCGGCACGCTCGGTGCTTATAGCGCTATCTGGATGGCGCGTGAACTGCCCGCCAGTGGGCATCTGATAACGCTGGAAGCTGACCCGAACCACGCCCGAATCGCGCGGCAAAACATTGCGCTGGCAGGTCTTAACGATCGCGTGACGCTGCATGAAGGCCCGGCGCTGGATTCACTGGCCATGCTCGGCGATGCCGCGCCGTTCGATCTGATTTTCATCGACGCGGACAAACCCAATAATCCTTATTACCTGCAATGGGCGCTGAAATATTCACGCCCGGGTACGTTGATTATTGGCGACAACGTCGTGCGCGACGGTGAGGTGACGGATCCTGACAGCACCGACGAACGCGTGCAGGGCGTACGCCGGTTCATTGACATGATACATAACAACCCGCGCTTAACGTCAACGGCGTTGCAAACCGTAGGGATAAAGGGCTGGGACGGGTTTACGCTCACCTGGGTCAACGCATGATGCTGCGGGTTTGGCGGGACAACCCGCTTTTTCTCATCACGGGTGAAGGCCTGACATACAGCGTTTAATACCGCAAGGGAGCGGTCAGCCCGCTCCCTATCACTATTTGGCGCCTACGCGCTTACGCCAGTCGCTCACCACCAGTCCGGCAATCATTAGCATAATCGCCAGGCCGAATATCAGGCTGGTCATGTTCGCACCTAACCCAACGCCGCCGTTATCCACCGGTTGGGAAAGCAGATCCCCGCAGGCCGCGCCAAACGGTCGGGTCAGAATATATGCCGCCCAGAAGCAAAACACGCGGTTAGCTTTAAAGATAAAGCAAGCCCCGGCGGTAATCAGGATCCTCGTACCAAAGAACAGCGCCGCACCGTAATAGCCGAGGTCAATGCCCTCCGCCAGCCCGTCTCCCAATTAATTCTCGAAATATTGAATAAAGATCTTAATTAAGAACAATGCCTTATCAGCTGCAAATCAATCTGGAAGTCAGCAATCAGCATATTGATTTCTCAGAAGACAACGATAACGTTGCGATCCGAAGCAGCGTATGCGGGTTTATCGATATACCGTTGAGCAGGAATTGCAGTAAGGGGGGAACGGTGAGAAATATTGCAAGCGTAGCCAGGAACGAGACGCCCACGCCTTCTGGTTTGTGCCATGACTGCGTCAATCTGATGGTGAACGGATATCGTCACCATAAAAGCATGCGCCGAACCGGGCCGCAGGTAAACCTTACGCCCCGGTTCGTTGCCATCAGCAGCGTGGGTCACGCTTACGCCACTATCTGCTCCATCGCCTGCAATATTCGCTTATCGGAAATCGGATACGGCGTCCCGAGCTGCTGCGCAAAGAAGCTGACACGCAGCTCCTCGATCATCCAGCGGATCTCTTTCACGTCGTCATCTTCCCGGCGCGCTGGCGGCAGCTTATTCAGCCACTGCTGCCACGCCTGCTGAACGCTCTCCACTTTGAGCATCTGCGCGCGATCGCGGTGCGGGTCGACGGCCATTTTCTCCAGCCGTTTTTCGATAGCCTGCAAATAACGCAGGGTGTCGCCCAGACGACGGAAGCCGTTGCCAGTGACGAAGCCGCGGTACACCAGACCGTTCATCTGCGCTTTGATGTCCGACAGCCCCAGAGCCATCGTCATGTCGACGCGCCCTTTCAGGCGTTTGTTAACGTTGAATACCGCCGTCAGGATTTGCTCAACCTGCTTAGCAATGTCAACCACCGTCTCATTGAGCTCCGCGCGCACTTTATCATGCAACGCGTTAAAGCCTGCTTCCGTCCACACCGGGCCACCCGCTTCATCAATCAGCTTATCCACGCCGCAGGAGATGCAGTCGTCAATCAGATCCAGTACTTTGCCGTACGGGTTAAAGTACAGGCCCAGCTTGGCTTTGTTCGGCAGCTTCTCGTGCAGATACTTGATCGGCGACGGGATATTCAGCAGCAGCAGACGACGCAGGCCGCGCCACATGGCCTGTTGCTGTTCCAGCTCGTTATCGAACAGCTTGATCGCCACGCTGTCGCGTTCATCCACCAGCGCCGGCCAGGCCTTCACCTTATAGTTGCCGCGCTTCTGCTCGTAGCGGTCCGGCAGGTCGCCAAAGCTCCAGATATGCAGCCCGGCTTGTTCGATGCCGTCGTCGGCCACCGACGAAAGCGTCTCCTGCACTTTGCCCTTCAGCGCGTCCTTCAATTCCTGCAGCGAGCGGCCTTCCTGAAGCTTCTTGTTTTTATCGTCAACGACGCGGAAGGTAATTTTCAGGTGATCGGGCACCTGATCCCACTGCCAGGACTCACGATCAACGGTCACGCCGGTCATCCGGCGCAGCTCGCGCTCCATCGCATCGAGCAGCGGTTGTTCAAACGGCGTGACGCGGCCTAACAGCGCTTCCGCGTAGTTCGGCGCAGGCACAAAGTTGCGGCGCACCGGCTTCGGCAGTGATTTAATCAGCGCGATAATCAGCTCACGGCGCAGGCCCGGGATCTGCCATTCAAACCCGGCGTCATCCACCTGATTGAGCAGCGGCAGCGGAATATGCACCGTCACGCCATCGGCGTCAGCACCGGGTTCAAACTGATAAGAGAGGCGCAGCTTCAGGTTGCCCTGGTGCCAGAAGTTCGGGTAGTCCAGCTTGCTGACCTGCTCCGCCCCCTCTTTAATCAGCATGCTCTTCTCAAAATTGAGCAGATCCGGCGTTTCACGGCTGGCCTGTTTCCACCACTTATCAAAGTGGCGCGCGGAAATCACCTCATGGCTGATGCGCTGGTCGTAAAATTCAAACATCGTCTCGTCATCCACCAGGATGTCGCGACGGCGCGATTTATGCTCCAGCTCTTCAATTTCGGTACGCAGCTTCAGGTTATCGCGGAAGAAAGCGTGGCGTGTCTGCCAATCCCCCTCCACCAGCGCATGGCGAATAAACAGCTCACGACACAGCGCCGGATCGATCTGGCTGTAGTTGACCTTACGCGCAGCGACAATCGGCAGGCCGTAGACGGTCACCTTCTCCGTCGCCATCACCGCGCCCTGCGCGCGTTCCCAGTGCGGTTCACTGTAAGAGCGTTTGATCAAATGCTGCGCAACCGGCTCCACCCATTCCGGATCGATTCGCGCGGCAATACGCCCCCACAGGCGGCTGGTTTCCACCAGTTCGGCAACCATGGTCCATTTAGGCGGCTTCTTGAACAGCCCGGAGCCCGGGAAGATAGAGAAGCGCGCGTTGCGTGCGCCGGTGAATTCCTGCTTGTCGGCATCTTTCATACCGATGTGCGAAAGCAGACCGGTAAGCAGCGCGATATGTATCTCACGGTACTCCGCCGGTTCGCTGTTAACCGGAATGCCCAGTTCTTTCACCACCTGGCGCAGCTGGGTGTAGATATCCTGCCATTCCCGTACGCGCAGATAGTTAAGAAAATCCTGCTTACACTGGCGGCGGAACTGATTTGACGACAACGCTTTCTGCTGTTCACCAAGGTAATTCCACAGGTTGACGAACGCCAGGAAGTCGGACTCCTTATCATGGAAACGGCGATGTTTTTCATCGGACGCCTGCTGTTTGTCCATCGGCCGCTCGCGCGGATCCTGAATAGACAGCGCGGAGGTGATAATCATCGCCTCGCGCACGCAGCCGTGTTTCTGCGCTTCCAGCACCATACGCGCCAGACGTGGATCAACCGGCAGTTGGCTAAGCTGACGCCCCAGCGGCGTCAGCTTGTAAGCGGTTTGCTGCTCGTCGGTGGTGATGGCGCTCAGCTCTTCCAGCAGGCGTACACCATCCTGAATGTTACGTTTATCGGGCGCTTCAACAAACGGAAACGCGGCGATATCACCCAGCCCCAGCGCGGTCATTTGCAGAATGACCGACGCCAGGTTGGTGCGCAGAATTTCCGGGTCGGTAAACTCCGGGCGCGACAGGAAGTCGTCTTCAGAATACAGACGAATACAGATCCCTTCCGACACACGGCCACAGCGGCCTTTACGCTGGTTGGCGGAGGCCTGTGAGACCGGCTCAATAGGCAGACGCTGAACCTTGGTGCGGTAGCTGTAGCGACTGATACGCGCCGTGCCCGGGTCAATAACGTACTTGATGCCCGGTACGGTGAGCGACGTTTCCGCCACGTTGGTCGCCAGCACAATGCGACGCCCGCTGTGCGGCTGGAACACGCGGTTCTGTTCGCTGTTCGACAACCGCGCGTACAGCGGCAAAATTTCGGTGTGGCGCAGGTCGCGTTTGTTGAGCGCATCGGCGGTATCCCGAATTTCACGTTCACCGCTCATAAAGATCAGGATGTCGCCAGGGCTTTCCTGACCCAGTTCATCAACCGCGTCAAAAATCGCCTGTAGCTGATCGCGCTCAGTATCGTCCGCCTCTTCCACGATGGGTCGATAACGCACTTCT from Klebsiella sp. WP3-W18-ESBL-02 includes the following:
- a CDS encoding YdcF family protein, which translates into the protein MSLLHLSETSVEDANLLGGWLAQDDFSASPGAAESQLVVLAGNAVMPTIDAACRLVSEHGGTLLISGGIGHSTSFLYDAIVHHPRYCSIATQGEPEAVLLAEIAQRFWQIPRSRIVVEAQSTNCGENAEFTRQVMEEKGIRVASATVVQDPTMQRRTMATFARVWQGVEYAPRWLSYPGYLPVVDYTPQGILWRQPDNGVWPLARYLSLILGELPRLRDNADGYGPQGKGFIAHVDIPQDVEAAWQRLTADPQLQQILASRRMA
- a CDS encoding MFS transporter is translated as MTIQESSTTILKKNKRVLIASLTGSSIEWFDYFLYGTAAALVFNKIFFPMVDPVIGLILSYLSFSLTFFIRPIGGVIFAHIGDRIGRKKTLVLTLSLMGSATVMIGLLPTYDQIGIWAPILLILMRIIQGMGIGGEWGGALLLAYEYAPEKRKGFFGSIPQAGVTIGMLMATFIVSLMTLFSEEQFLSWGWRIPFLMSAVLVLIGLWIRKDIDETPEFKKVKASGNVAKAPLRETLTHHWREVVIAAGLKVVETAPFYIFSTFVVSYATTTLTYQKSQVLEAVTLGALVSTVMIPLMGLLSDKIGRQRMYAISVVLLGLFIVPWFLLLNTGTTWGIIVATVITFGVLWSPITAVLGTLCSEIFSANVRYTGITLGYQIGAALAGGTAPLIATGLLAKYNGDWVPVAWYLGATVAISLTAIFFASRRKRQSKTVNAQTSQI
- a CDS encoding MarR family winged helix-turn-helix transcriptional regulator: MDNRQLNFSHLLYLTAHHWRLAVDRRLKALGMSQASWVAVASIARNERPLSQTELAQELGVETATVVPLINRLVAQGLVERVLTEQDKRKRLLIATEQGLALYHQVKAVADALREEILTVLTPQEQAQTYDVLLKLLREVEKK
- a CDS encoding MFS transporter; protein product: MAPPRRDPYAPRDWAPHERPAILGSPSTPIHSTPRRIAYGIVGLLVCLTGALGNAVVTANLQNLQGSFSAWSNEIAWLPAVYVMTNVSINLLLVKFRQQFGLRAFTEGFLVLYVLVTFFHLFVNDLSSALMVRAAHGMVAAALSSLGIYYQVQAWPAKHRLKALTIGITGSSLAIPLARLFSTELLQIDEWRGLYFFELGLALVSLACVIALKLPPSDRKKVFEKKDFITFLLLAPGMALVCAVLSLGRLDWWFEAPWIGWSLAGAIVLIVSAIAFEHNRSNPLLNTRWLSSGSILRLGLIMVLIRIVLAEQNTGVIGWLQYVGLQNEQMTKLAWSIFAGIVCGIVASCLTLNPRRLYWPTATALALIMAASLLDSQSNSLTRPDQLMLSQFLLGFGSAFFLAPAMLAGIGGVVADQRNLVSFSVLFGMSQNVGGLLGSAILGTFQTWREKFHSSQLADQLTTLNPIINERLQQYAQQYQSQIGDSALLNVQASSLLQTASTLEANILAYNDTYMLTAAISAATLLWVFWRLLRLKITAHIALKRATGSKLP
- a CDS encoding HlyD family secretion protein, which codes for MSQQDAARQQANTRNNIRVVSIFTAAAIGLVGVLVVLYAWQLPPFTRHSQFTDNAYVRGLTTFISPQVSGYVTQVNVQDFNRVKRGQVLFQIDDRIYKQRVHQAQAQLAMKEAALKNNLQQRKSAEAVITRNDAALQNARAQNLKSQADLARVQELTADGSLSVRERDAARASAAQSAADIEQAKATLEMSRQDLQSTIVNRASLEADVANAKAALELAEIDLQNTRIIAPTDGQLGQVAVRLGAYVTAGTHLAPLVPPQHWVIANLKETQLASVRVGQAVTFSVDALNSEKFHGTVQSISPATGVEFSAISPDNATGNFVKIAQRIPVRIAVNTGQKNLERLRPGMSVQVTIDTHAEADK
- a CDS encoding efflux transporter outer membrane subunit; the protein is MIRPAVVALALALVGCQSADVQQAQPTLAIPTAWRADIGPASAVEGVWWRHFHDDALNQYVDLALRHNSDVLIARERVNEYQARAYAADSSLFPSLDASLGGTRARAQSAATGLPVHSTVYKGGLTASYDVDLWGVNRRAADAAQASLEAQKAAAAAADLTVATAVASGYLSLLSLDEQLRVTEQTLKSREDAWTLAKRQFETGYTSRLELMQADSELRATRAQVPVLRHQIAQQENALSVLLGKNPGDVMRHEFAQLTPLVLPSQLPSSLLNRRPDIVQAQRQLLAADATLASSKAQLLPSINLTATGSLQDRTLPDLLDNPLRLWSLGGSILAPLLNRQVLNAQVDVSMAQRNQALYGYEKTVRNAFKEVNDSLDAIARYGEQLSELQGQETVAQETLRIAQNRYRNGYSSYLDVLDAQRTLFSTQLSEVQVKNNLLLAQIDLYRSLGGGWSSSSG
- a CDS encoding O-methyltransferase — its product is MQKRWTDVDNYLIEKLIGEDAILSQVLENNLRAGLPAHDVAANQGQLLALFVRMSGAKKILEIGTLGAYSAIWMARELPASGHLITLEADPNHARIARQNIALAGLNDRVTLHEGPALDSLAMLGDAAPFDLIFIDADKPNNPYYLQWALKYSRPGTLIIGDNVVRDGEVTDPDSTDERVQGVRRFIDMIHNNPRLTSTALQTVGIKGWDGFTLTWVNA
- the hrpA gene encoding ATP-dependent RNA helicase HrpA produces the protein MTEQQKITFATLSQRLDALTLRDKQRFARRLHGVKKVKNPDAQQAIYQEMAQEIEQAAGKVVLREASRPAIEYPENLPVSQKKQDILNAVRDHQVVIVAGETGSGKTTQLPKICMELGRGIKGLIGHTQPRRLAARTVANRIAEELKTEPGGCIGYKVRFSDHVSDNTMVKLMTDGILLAEIQQDRLLMQYDTIIIDEAHERSLNIDFLLGYLKELLPRRPDLKVIITSATIDPERFSRHFNNAPIIEVSGRTYPVEVRYRPIVEEADDTERDQLQAIFDAVDELGQESPGDILIFMSGEREIRDTADALNKRDLRHTEILPLYARLSNSEQNRVFQPHSGRRIVLATNVAETSLTVPGIKYVIDPGTARISRYSYRTKVQRLPIEPVSQASANQRKGRCGRVSEGICIRLYSEDDFLSRPEFTDPEILRTNLASVILQMTALGLGDIAAFPFVEAPDKRNIQDGVRLLEELSAITTDEQQTAYKLTPLGRQLSQLPVDPRLARMVLEAQKHGCVREAMIITSALSIQDPRERPMDKQQASDEKHRRFHDKESDFLAFVNLWNYLGEQQKALSSNQFRRQCKQDFLNYLRVREWQDIYTQLRQVVKELGIPVNSEPAEYREIHIALLTGLLSHIGMKDADKQEFTGARNARFSIFPGSGLFKKPPKWTMVAELVETSRLWGRIAARIDPEWVEPVAQHLIKRSYSEPHWERAQGAVMATEKVTVYGLPIVAARKVNYSQIDPALCRELFIRHALVEGDWQTRHAFFRDNLKLRTEIEELEHKSRRRDILVDDETMFEFYDQRISHEVISARHFDKWWKQASRETPDLLNFEKSMLIKEGAEQVSKLDYPNFWHQGNLKLRLSYQFEPGADADGVTVHIPLPLLNQVDDAGFEWQIPGLRRELIIALIKSLPKPVRRNFVPAPNYAEALLGRVTPFEQPLLDAMERELRRMTGVTVDRESWQWDQVPDHLKITFRVVDDKNKKLQEGRSLQELKDALKGKVQETLSSVADDGIEQAGLHIWSFGDLPDRYEQKRGNYKVKAWPALVDERDSVAIKLFDNELEQQQAMWRGLRRLLLLNIPSPIKYLHEKLPNKAKLGLYFNPYGKVLDLIDDCISCGVDKLIDEAGGPVWTEAGFNALHDKVRAELNETVVDIAKQVEQILTAVFNVNKRLKGRVDMTMALGLSDIKAQMNGLVYRGFVTGNGFRRLGDTLRYLQAIEKRLEKMAVDPHRDRAQMLKVESVQQAWQQWLNKLPPARREDDDVKEIRWMIEELRVSFFAQQLGTPYPISDKRILQAMEQIVA